From a single Pirellulaceae bacterium genomic region:
- a CDS encoding dipeptidase has translation MSRLLLISVCLVRMLAGGMGLLTTGLAMAQADLQQVRPPVVVSPQALEIHQRGFVFDGHNDLPWEIRSKGSRSFASLDIAHSQPRLQTDIPRLKSGGVGAQFWSVFVPSKTALNGQALQTTLEQIDIVLAMMARYPDTFELARTYADIVRIRQSGKIASLIGVEGGHSIEDSLENLRRLYDLGARYMTLTHSQSLAWANSCSDQARCEGLSEFGKAVVLEMNRLGMLVDISHVSPDTMLSALQVSRAPVVFSHSSARAVADHVRNVPDDILQLLPVNGGVVMINFFSGFVVPESARNTSQMFELARKWDELYGEDQEAIGKAMARHRAEHPILPGTVHDVVDHIEHVIRVAGVDHVGLGSDYDGITVLPKQLEDVSCYPVITQALLDRGYSEADIHKVLSGNIMRIIQRAEQVAESLR, from the coding sequence ATGTCACGACTTCTCTTGATCTCAGTTTGCCTCGTGCGAATGTTGGCTGGCGGGATGGGACTGCTGACGACCGGGCTGGCGATGGCGCAAGCGGATTTGCAACAAGTGCGACCGCCGGTGGTGGTTAGCCCGCAGGCGCTCGAGATTCATCAGCGCGGGTTTGTGTTCGATGGCCACAACGATCTGCCCTGGGAGATTCGCAGCAAAGGCTCGCGGTCGTTCGCGTCTCTGGATATCGCTCACTCCCAGCCTCGATTGCAGACTGATATTCCGCGTCTGAAGTCCGGTGGCGTGGGCGCTCAGTTTTGGTCGGTGTTCGTCCCGTCAAAGACGGCTCTCAACGGTCAAGCATTGCAGACCACGCTCGAACAGATCGACATCGTGCTGGCGATGATGGCTAGGTATCCAGATACCTTCGAGTTGGCTAGAACCTATGCGGATATTGTTCGCATTCGCCAGTCCGGCAAGATCGCGTCGCTGATCGGCGTGGAGGGTGGCCACAGCATTGAAGACTCGCTGGAGAACCTGCGGCGGCTGTACGATCTGGGCGCTCGGTACATGACGCTGACGCATAGTCAATCGTTGGCCTGGGCCAACTCGTGTAGCGACCAAGCTCGCTGTGAGGGGCTGAGCGAGTTTGGCAAGGCCGTGGTTTTGGAGATGAATCGACTGGGTATGTTGGTCGATATTTCTCACGTTTCGCCCGATACCATGCTCAGCGCTCTGCAAGTCAGCCGCGCACCGGTGGTGTTTTCGCATTCGTCGGCGCGAGCCGTGGCCGATCATGTCCGCAATGTTCCGGATGACATCCTGCAACTCCTGCCGGTCAATGGTGGTGTGGTGATGATCAATTTCTTTTCGGGGTTCGTCGTACCCGAGTCGGCTCGCAACACCAGTCAAATGTTCGAGCTGGCCAGGAAGTGGGACGAGCTGTACGGTGAAGACCAGGAGGCGATCGGAAAAGCAATGGCGCGGCATCGCGCCGAGCATCCTATACTGCCAGGTACGGTGCACGACGTGGTGGACCACATTGAGCACGTGATCCGTGTGGCGGGAGTCGATCATGTTGGCCTGGGCAGCGACTACGACGGTATTACGGTGCTGCCCAAGCAACTGGAAGATGTGTCCTGTTATCCAGTCATTACTCAAGCGCTGCTGGATCGCGGCTACAGCGAGGCCGATATCCACAAGGTGCTCAGCGGCAACATCATGCGCATTATTCAGCGGGCCGAACAGGTTGCGGAAAGTTTGCGCTAG
- a CDS encoding DUF3365 domain-containing protein: protein MLRKLGVLTCLGLVAVTVAVVAQDGSKQPGELRVDKGSSDKPLARARREVKMLDDIYKTGVVLITENFVDGDSSVPAGTVFKQLFAAAKKNGWHEVRLLDGTGEAINDENLPQDDFEKSAIKSLVGGQPYVDKVIHKDGQRYLRAATPIPVVLSKCVECHDNYAKVPAGQAIGALAYMVPVQED from the coding sequence ATGTTGCGTAAATTAGGCGTGTTGACTTGTCTGGGGCTGGTGGCCGTTACTGTGGCGGTTGTTGCTCAAGATGGCTCGAAGCAACCCGGCGAGCTTCGAGTAGATAAGGGCTCAAGTGACAAGCCGTTGGCCCGGGCGCGACGTGAAGTGAAGATGTTGGATGATATTTATAAGACTGGCGTGGTGTTGATAACCGAAAACTTTGTCGATGGGGACTCTTCGGTACCCGCCGGCACGGTCTTCAAGCAACTATTTGCAGCGGCCAAAAAGAATGGGTGGCACGAAGTTCGGTTGTTGGATGGAACCGGCGAAGCCATCAACGATGAAAATTTGCCGCAAGACGACTTTGAAAAATCCGCTATTAAGTCACTGGTGGGCGGCCAGCCGTACGTTGACAAAGTCATCCACAAAGACGGCCAGCGGTACCTGCGCGCAGCCACGCCGATTCCCGTCGTGCTGAGCAAGTGCGTGGAATGCCATGACAATTATGCGAAAGTGCCAGCTGGACAAGCAATTGGGGCACTGGCGTATATGGTGCCTGTCCAAGAGGACTAG
- a CDS encoding DUF1559 domain-containing protein, with the protein MKFQHTKSCSSVQAIGTKFHGQHRASQSNTRLAGFTLVELLVVIAIIGLLVGLLLPAVQAAREAARRVQCTNNLKQQGLAVANFHDQFNYMPPGGFNPWGRVGSWATNILPFVEQQSLSNQNTAQDVSVLRNAGGPTVFFCPSRRGSSAISSQGGRYLMDYAAATPANAPNSWDQYWYGDVWGMDWLPNRYRGAIARGGVDVDGQWKGTKVKIGDITDGTTNTLLISEKQLHPQRYDTGDWHDDAGWADGWDPDVIRYTGFAPLADRQYERQAGWEGYRFGSAHSTGINALLADGSVRQIAYTIDLTTFNRLGLRDDGEVLAPE; encoded by the coding sequence GTGAAATTTCAGCACACAAAATCGTGCTCAAGTGTGCAGGCCATCGGCACCAAGTTCCATGGGCAACATCGCGCGTCACAATCTAACACTCGCCTCGCCGGATTTACGCTAGTGGAATTGTTGGTGGTCATTGCGATTATCGGACTTTTAGTTGGATTGCTGTTACCGGCCGTTCAAGCGGCACGCGAGGCGGCGCGCCGCGTGCAATGCACCAACAATCTAAAGCAACAAGGCTTGGCCGTGGCCAACTTTCATGACCAATTCAACTACATGCCTCCGGGAGGCTTCAATCCATGGGGGCGAGTGGGAAGCTGGGCTACAAACATCTTGCCGTTCGTCGAGCAACAGAGCTTGTCCAATCAAAACACAGCTCAAGATGTTAGCGTGTTGAGAAACGCGGGCGGTCCAACCGTGTTCTTTTGCCCCTCGCGCCGGGGCTCCTCAGCGATTAGCTCGCAAGGCGGCCGTTATTTGATGGACTATGCAGCGGCAACGCCCGCCAATGCTCCGAATTCGTGGGATCAGTATTGGTATGGTGATGTTTGGGGCATGGACTGGTTGCCAAATCGATATCGAGGAGCCATTGCGCGTGGCGGTGTCGATGTAGATGGCCAATGGAAGGGGACAAAAGTCAAGATCGGGGATATCACCGACGGTACGACGAACACCTTGCTGATTAGTGAAAAGCAATTGCATCCGCAGCGCTATGACACCGGTGATTGGCATGATGACGCTGGGTGGGCCGATGGCTGGGATCCAGATGTCATCCGCTATACCGGATTTGCACCCCTTGCCGATCGCCAGTACGAGCGTCAGGCAGGCTGGGAAGGATATCGTTTTGGCAGCGCGCATTCTACCGGAATCAATGCACTGCTGGCCGACGGCAGCGTTCGGCAGATCGCATACACGATCGACTTGACAACCTTCAATCGCCTGGGACTGCGCGACGACGGCGAAGTACTCGCTCCCGAGTAG